One window from the genome of Acinetobacter sp. ANC 7912 encodes:
- a CDS encoding peptidylprolyl isomerase, whose amino-acid sequence MLKKSLYAFTLTAMALPAMAANTVVEMSTSMGNIEIELYNDKAPISAKNFEDYVKANFYKGTIFHRVIPEFMIQGGGFDANMEEKANNKAPIKNESYNGLSNQRGTLAMARTNDPDSARSQFFINLVNNDFLNRSARNAGYAVFGKVTKGMDVVDKIAKVPTRTYAMHQNVPVKPVMIHSVSIKTTNPTK is encoded by the coding sequence ATGTTAAAAAAATCATTATATGCATTCACCCTGACGGCAATGGCATTACCGGCAATGGCTGCCAATACTGTGGTGGAAATGAGTACTTCCATGGGGAACATTGAGATTGAGCTTTATAATGACAAAGCACCGATCTCTGCCAAAAATTTTGAAGACTATGTTAAAGCCAACTTTTATAAAGGCACCATCTTTCACCGGGTAATTCCTGAGTTCATGATTCAAGGTGGCGGCTTTGATGCCAACATGGAAGAAAAAGCCAATAATAAGGCGCCCATCAAAAATGAATCTTACAATGGCTTAAGTAACCAGCGCGGTACACTGGCGATGGCACGTACTAATGATCCAGATTCAGCACGTTCCCAGTTCTTTATTAACCTAGTGAATAATGACTTCCTGAACCGTTCTGCACGTAATGCCGGTTATGCGGTCTTTGGTAAAGTAACCAAAGGTATGGATGTTGTCGATAAAATCGCCAAAGTGCCAACCCGCACCTATGCCATGCATCAGAATGTACCGGTAAAACCCGTCATGATTCATAGTGTGAGTATTAAAACAACAAACCCAACAAAATAA